From the Vulpes lagopus strain Blue_001 chromosome 15, ASM1834538v1, whole genome shotgun sequence genome, one window contains:
- the LOC121476536 gene encoding olfactory receptor 56A3-like — MTAHPNGTISIEVSDFLLNCFVRSPSWKLWLSLPLSFLFLLAMGANSVLLVTIQQEASLHEPMYYLLSLLSLLDIVVCLTVIPKVLAIFWFDLKSINFYACFIQMYIMNCFLSMESCTFMVMAYDRYVAICHPLRYPSIITEQFVAKAAAFILARNGILTVPIPILSSRLNYCGRNVIENCICANMSVSKLSCDDVTINRLYQFVVGWTLLGSDLILIFLSYSLILRAVLGLKAEGAMAKALSTCGSHFILILFFSTILLVFVLTLVVKKKVSPDVPVLLNILHHVIFSALNPIVYGVRTQEIKQGIQRLLKKGW, encoded by the coding sequence atgACAGCACATCCAAATGGTACAATCTCCATTGAGGTTTCAGACTTCCTCCTGAATTGTTTTGTCAGGTCTCCCAGCTGGAAGCTCTGGTTGTCCCTGCCCCTaagcttcctcttcctcctggccaTGGGGGCCAATAGTGTTCTCTTGGTCACCATCCAGCAGGAGGCCTCTCTGCATGAGCCCATGTACTACCTGCTGAGCCTTCTGTCCCTGTTAGACATTGTTGTCTGCCTCACTGTCATCCCCAAGGTCCTGGCCATCTTCTGGTTTGACCTCAAGTCCATCAACTTCTATGCCTGCTTCATCCAGATGTACATCATGAATTGCTTCCTTTCCATGGAGTCCTGCACATTCATGgtcatggcctatgaccgctatgtggccatctgccacCCACTGAGGTACCCATCTATCATCACAGAACAATTTGTAGCTAAGGCTGCTGCCTTTATTTTGGCCAGAAATGGGATTTTAACAGTGCCTATCCCAATTCTATCATCCCGACTCAATTATTGTGGGAGAAATGTTATTGAGAATTGCATCTGTGCCAATATGTCTGTCTCCAAGCTCTCCTGTGATGATGTCACCATCAATCGTCTTTACCAGTTTGTTGTAGGATGGACACTGCTAGGATCTGACCTCATCCTCATCTTCCTCTCCTACAGCCTCATACTGCGAGCTGTGCTGGGACTCAAGGCAGAGGGTGCCATGGCCAAGGCCCTGAGCACATGTGGTTCTCACTTCATACTTATCCTCTTCTTCAGCACCATCCTTCTGGTCTTCGTGCTCACTCTTGTGGTGAAGAAGAAAGTCTCCCCTGATGTGCCAGTCTTGCTCAATATCCTCCATCATGTCATCTTCTCAGCCCTCAACCCCATTGTTTATGGAGTGCGAACTCAGGAGATCAAGCAAGGAATCCAGAGATTACTGAAGAAAGGATGGTAG
- the LOC121476352 gene encoding LOW QUALITY PROTEIN: cyclin-G1-like (The sequence of the model RefSeq protein was modified relative to this genomic sequence to represent the inferred CDS: deleted 1 base in 1 codon), with protein MIKVLTTTESQKLLHQLNALLEQESRCQLKVCSLRLIESAHDNGLRMIARLRDFEVKGLLSLTQFFGFDTEIFSLAVNLLDRFLSKMKVQPKHLGCVGLSCFYLAVKSIEEERNVPLATDLIRISQYRFTVSDLMRMEKIVSEKVCWKVKATTPFQFLQLYYSLIQENLPTERKNSLNFERLEAQLKACHCRIIFSKAKPSVLALSIIALEIQAQKFVELTEGIECLQTHSKINGRDLTFWQELVSKCLTEYSSNKCSKPNVQKLKWIVSGRTAWQLKHTYYSITHLPTIPEMVP; from the exons ATGATAAAAGTACTGACAACAACTGAATCTCAGAAACTGCTACACCAGCTGAATGCCCTGTTGGAACAGGAGTCCAGATGTCAGCTAAAGGTCTGCAGCTTGAGACTAATTGAATCTGCACACGATAATGGCCTCAGAATGATTGCAAGACTAAGGGACTTTGAAGTAAAAGGTCTTCTTAGTCTAACTCAGTTCTTTGGCTTTGACACGGAGATATTTTCTCTAGCTGTGAATTTACTGGACAGATTCCTGTCCAAAATGAAGGTACAGCCCAAACACCTTGGCTGTGTTGGGCTGAGCTGCTTCTATTTGGCTGTTAAATcaatagaagaggaaaggaatgtCCCATTGGCAACTGACTTGATCCGAATAAGCCAGTATAGGTTCACAGTTTCAGACTTGATGAGAATGGAAAAGATTGTATCGGAGAAAGTGTGTTGGAAAGTCAAAGCTACTACTCCCTTTCAATTTCTGCAACTCTACTACTCACTTATTCAAGAGAACTTACCAACTGAAAGGAAGAATAGCCTTAATTTTGAAAGACTAGAAGCTCAACTTAAGGCATGCCACTGCAGGATCATATTTTCTAAAGCAAAGCCTTCTGTGTTGGCATTGTCTATCATTGCACTGGAGATCCAAGCACAGAAGTTTGTAGAGTTAACTGAA GGAATAGAATGTCTTCAGACACATTCCAAGATAAATGGCAGAGATTTGACCTTCTGGCAAGAACTTGTATCCAAGTGTTTAACTGAATATTCATCAAACAAGTGTTCCAAACCAAATGTTCAGAAGTTGAAATGGATTGTTTCTGGACGTACTGCATGGCAATTGAAGCATACTTACTACAGCATAACCCACCTTCCAACAATTCCTGAAATGGTCCCTTAA
- the LOC121476528 gene encoding olfactory receptor 56A3-like — MTPHRNGSTGVSEFLLNCFVRSPSWQLWLSLPLSILFLVAMGANGVLLITIWLEASLHQPMYYLLSLLSLLDIVLCLTVIPKVLIIFWFDLKSISFDACFLQMYIINCFYAMESCTFMVMAYDRYVAICHPLRYPSIITERFVAKAAAFILARNGIVTVTLPILSSRLNYCGRNVIENCICANLSVSKLSCDDVTINRILQFAGGWTLLGSDLILIFLSYGLILRAVLRLKAEGAMAKALSTCGSHFILILFFSTVLLVFVLTHMMKKKVSPDVPVLLNVLHNVIPAALNPIVYGVRTQEIKQGIQRLLKKGW, encoded by the coding sequence ATGACACCTCACAGAAATGGCTCCACTGGGGTTTCAGAGTTCCTCCTGAATTGTTTTGTCAGGTCCCCCAGTTGGCAGCTCTGGTTATCCCTGCCCCTCAGCATCTTGTTCCTCGTGGCCATGGGGGCCAATGGTGTTCTCCTGATCACCATCTGGCTGGAAGCCTCTCTACACCAGCCCATGTACTACCTGctcagcctcctctccctcctggacATTGTTCTCTGCCTCACTGTCATCCCGAAGGTCCTGATCATCTTCTGGTTTGACCTCAAGTCCATCAGCTTTGATGCCTGCTTCCTACAGATGTACATCATTAATTGTTTCTATGCCATGGAGTCCTGCACATTTATGgtcatggcctatgaccgctatgtggccataTGCCACCCACTGAGGTACCCATCTATCATCACTGAACGATTTGTAGCTAAGGCTGCTGCCTTTATTTTGGCCAGAAATGGGATTGTAACAGTGACTCTCCCCATTCTATCATCGCGACTCAATTATTGTGGGAGAAATGTTATTGAGAATTGCATTTGCGCCAATTTGTCTGTCTCCAAGCTCTCCTGTGATGATGTCACCATCAATCGCATTCTCCAATTTGCTGGAGGCTGGACACTGCTAGGATCTGACCTCATCCTCATCTTCCTCTCCTACGGCCTTATACTCCGAGCTGTGCTGAGACTCAAGGCAGAGGGTGCCATGGCCAAGGCCCTGAGCACATGTGGTTCTCACTTCATCCTTATCCTCTTCTTCAGCACCGTCCTTCTGGTCTTCGTACTCACTCATATGATGAAGAAGAAAGTCTCTCCTGATGTGCCAGTCTTGCTCAATGTCCTCCACAATGTCATCCCCGCAGCCCTCAACCCCATTGTTTATGGAGTGCGAACCCAGGAGATCAAGCAAGGAATCCAGAGATTACTGAAGAAGGGGTGGTAG